The Aggregicoccus sp. 17bor-14 genome includes a region encoding these proteins:
- a CDS encoding pyruvate dehydrogenase complex E1 component subunit beta: MAELMYREALNQALDEEMKRDANVFLIGEEVGRYNGAFKVSQGLLDRYGSARVIDAPISELGFAGMSVGAAMVGLRPVVEMMTWNFAILAMDQIVNNAAKLRHMSGGQLRCPIVFRGPGGAGGRLSSQHSQALEANYAHFPGLKVIAPATPADAKGMLKSAIRDENPIIMFEGERLYAIKGEVPEGEHVVPLGKADVKREGKDVTLITWSRMYYFCEQAAQELEKEGISVEILDLRTLRPLDEEAILASVRKTNRAVICEEGWALAGVGASVVDIIQSKAFDDLDAPVLRVTGLDVNMSYAANLENAIQPDAPKIIAAVKQVLYRQGA; this comes from the coding sequence ATGGCTGAGTTGATGTACCGCGAGGCGCTGAACCAGGCGCTCGACGAGGAGATGAAGCGCGACGCCAACGTCTTCCTCATCGGTGAGGAGGTCGGCCGCTACAACGGCGCGTTCAAGGTGTCCCAGGGTCTGCTGGACCGCTACGGCAGCGCGCGCGTCATCGACGCGCCGATCAGCGAGCTGGGCTTCGCCGGCATGAGCGTGGGCGCCGCGATGGTGGGCCTGCGCCCGGTGGTGGAGATGATGACCTGGAACTTCGCCATCCTGGCGATGGACCAGATCGTGAACAACGCGGCGAAGCTGCGGCACATGTCCGGCGGCCAGCTGCGCTGCCCCATCGTGTTCCGCGGCCCGGGCGGCGCGGGCGGCCGGCTCAGCAGCCAGCACAGCCAGGCGCTCGAGGCCAACTACGCGCACTTCCCCGGCCTCAAGGTCATTGCCCCGGCGACCCCCGCGGACGCCAAGGGCATGCTCAAGAGCGCCATCCGGGACGAGAACCCCATCATCATGTTCGAGGGCGAGCGCCTCTACGCCATCAAGGGCGAGGTGCCCGAGGGCGAGCACGTGGTGCCGCTGGGCAAGGCGGACGTGAAGCGCGAGGGCAAGGACGTCACGCTCATCACGTGGAGCCGCATGTACTACTTCTGCGAGCAGGCCGCGCAGGAGCTGGAGAAGGAGGGGATCTCCGTGGAGATCCTCGACCTGCGCACCCTGCGCCCCCTGGACGAGGAGGCCATCCTCGCCAGCGTGCGCAAGACCAACCGCGCGGTCATCTGCGAGGAGGGCTGGGCGCTCGCGGGCGTCGGCGCTTCCGTGGTGGACATCATCCAGTCGAAGGCCTTCGACGACCTGGATGCCCCCGTGCTGCGCGTCACCGGCCTGGACGTGAACATGTCCTACGCCGCGAACCTCGAGAACGCGATCCAGCCGGACGCGCCGAAGATCATCGCGGCCGTCAAGCAGGTCCTCTACCGCCAGGGAGCCTGA
- a CDS encoding pyruvate dehydrogenase complex dihydrolipoamide acetyltransferase → MATPIQMPALSPTMKEGKIVKWLKKEGDKVSSGEAIAEVETDKSNLEVEAYDDGVLIQIVVPEGEMATVGAPIAFLGAKGEKVAAGAAAAKPAAASAPAPQAAAPAPQAAAPAASSSSAGEGIPVQMPALSPTMKEGKIVKWLKKEGDKVSSGEAIAEVETDKSNLEVESYEDGTLAKIVIGEGEMAPVGAPIAYIAGKGAKAAAKPAAAPAPAPAAKPAAAPAPAAGNVVAMRREEPAAAASGSRRVRASPLAKRIARERGLDLSALQGSGPNGRVVKRDVETAVPGKAAAAPAAKGAAPAAARTAVAGVRAEPRAVPLSTMRKVISQRMGEVKPGVPHFYLSVDVEMDAALKIREEAKALESKVSVNDILVKAAAIALRRSPKMNVSLQGDSILHFDTVDIGIAVAIEDGLITPVIRDADLKGLSAISGEARDLAERARKRALKPAEYTGGSLTVSNLGMYGIDAFIAVINPPQAAILAVGSVAEKAVVRDGQLAVRKMMTVTLSGDHRVIDGAIGAEYLRELKNLLEHPMRLLF, encoded by the coding sequence ATGGCCACGCCCATCCAGATGCCGGCCCTCTCTCCGACGATGAAGGAGGGCAAGATCGTCAAGTGGCTCAAGAAGGAGGGCGACAAGGTCTCCTCCGGTGAGGCCATCGCCGAGGTGGAGACCGACAAGTCGAACCTCGAGGTGGAGGCCTACGACGACGGCGTGCTCATCCAGATCGTCGTCCCCGAGGGCGAGATGGCCACCGTGGGCGCGCCCATCGCGTTCCTCGGCGCCAAGGGCGAGAAGGTGGCCGCAGGTGCCGCCGCCGCGAAGCCCGCCGCTGCGTCCGCGCCCGCACCGCAGGCCGCCGCTCCCGCCCCCCAGGCCGCCGCGCCGGCCGCGAGCAGCAGCAGCGCCGGCGAGGGCATCCCCGTGCAGATGCCCGCGCTCTCCCCCACGATGAAGGAGGGGAAGATCGTCAAGTGGCTCAAGAAGGAGGGGGACAAGGTCTCCTCCGGCGAGGCCATTGCCGAGGTAGAGACGGACAAGTCCAACCTCGAGGTGGAGTCCTACGAGGACGGCACCCTCGCGAAGATCGTCATCGGCGAGGGTGAGATGGCCCCGGTGGGCGCGCCCATCGCGTACATTGCCGGCAAGGGCGCGAAGGCCGCGGCGAAGCCTGCCGCCGCGCCGGCTCCGGCCCCGGCGGCCAAGCCGGCTGCGGCGCCGGCTCCGGCCGCTGGCAACGTGGTGGCGATGCGGCGCGAGGAGCCCGCGGCGGCCGCCAGCGGCTCTCGCCGCGTGCGCGCGAGCCCGCTGGCCAAGCGCATCGCGCGCGAGCGCGGCCTGGACCTGAGCGCCCTGCAGGGCTCGGGGCCCAACGGCCGCGTGGTGAAGCGCGACGTGGAGACGGCGGTTCCCGGCAAGGCCGCGGCCGCTCCGGCGGCGAAGGGTGCGGCCCCCGCGGCGGCGCGCACTGCGGTCGCCGGCGTGCGCGCCGAGCCTCGCGCGGTGCCGCTGTCCACGATGCGCAAGGTCATCTCCCAGCGCATGGGCGAGGTGAAGCCGGGCGTGCCCCACTTCTACCTCAGCGTGGACGTGGAGATGGACGCGGCGCTGAAGATCCGCGAGGAGGCCAAGGCGCTCGAGTCCAAGGTCAGCGTCAACGACATCCTGGTGAAGGCGGCCGCCATCGCGCTGCGCCGCAGCCCCAAGATGAACGTGTCCCTGCAGGGTGACAGCATCCTGCACTTCGACACCGTGGACATCGGCATCGCGGTGGCGATCGAGGACGGCCTCATCACCCCGGTCATCCGGGACGCGGACCTCAAGGGCCTCTCGGCCATCTCGGGCGAGGCGCGCGACCTCGCCGAGCGCGCCCGCAAGCGCGCGCTCAAGCCGGCCGAGTACACGGGCGGCTCGCTCACGGTGAGCAACCTGGGCATGTACGGCATCGATGCCTTCATCGCCGTGATCAACCCGCCGCAGGCCGCGATCCTCGCGGTGGGCTCGGTGGCCGAGAAGGCGGTGGTGCGCGACGGGCAGCTCGCGGTGCGCAAGATGATGACCGTGACGCTCTCGGGCGATCACCGCGTCATCGACGGCGCCATCGGGGCCGAGTACCTGCGCGAGCTGAAGAACCTGCTCGAGCACCCCATGCGCCTGCTGTTCTAG